A single window of Cetobacterium sp. ZOR0034 DNA harbors:
- a CDS encoding carboxylesterase, with amino-acid sequence MRKVMQILKKIIIFLIIIIIFIQFLRAYIYNRVAPELKKWHEKSSYKEPDYKEFKTIEEYLLAENRFLKDVFSEVEVNSKDNLTRFSKNGILSSLDKDGNNINSSFEMIPENIKGGVLLLHGLTDSPFMMRDIAKIFYENGYYVLGLRYKYHGTYPGELVKVSQKDFEDAAIFGSKMIKEKLKDIKNSEFYMVGFSTGAAATLQYITSSIREDKELPKPEKVFWLSPAMGVSPAAKFGFLDSWVSLIPYFKKFQWLDINPEYDPAKYNSFPKNSGIQVYYLIKKAKINFMKLSKKEKAELPPIYSYTSLVDSTVLDKDLYDIFFKMENSENKLVIFDINRKFEEFFKPNLINLNLRDEALDLDFKFNVSFISNYNTKKDDMVGILNYYQGKFYEEKDTGLKWNESNFSLSHVSIPISPENSIYGKHSILGDLKLKGENNALYLSPNLLYRIRYNEFFEYIEEDIKNTLKKNN; translated from the coding sequence ATGAGGAAAGTAATGCAAATTTTAAAAAAGATAATAATCTTTTTGATAATCATAATAATTTTTATTCAATTTTTAAGAGCATATATTTATAATAGGGTTGCTCCTGAATTAAAAAAATGGCACGAAAAGAGTAGTTATAAGGAACCTGATTATAAAGAGTTTAAAACTATAGAAGAGTATTTATTAGCAGAGAATAGATTTTTGAAAGATGTATTTTCAGAAGTTGAAGTGAATTCAAAAGATAATTTGACAAGATTTTCAAAAAATGGAATATTATCCTCTTTAGATAAGGATGGAAACAATATCAACTCTTCATTTGAAATGATTCCTGAAAATATAAAGGGTGGTGTTTTACTTCTTCATGGATTAACAGATTCTCCATTTATGATGAGAGATATTGCCAAAATATTTTATGAGAACGGATATTATGTATTGGGTCTGAGATATAAGTATCACGGAACATACCCAGGAGAACTTGTAAAAGTTTCTCAAAAAGATTTTGAGGATGCAGCTATTTTTGGTTCAAAAATGATAAAAGAAAAATTGAAAGATATAAAAAATTCTGAATTTTATATGGTGGGGTTTTCAACTGGAGCAGCGGCAACTCTTCAGTATATAACGAGTAGTATTCGAGAGGATAAGGAATTGCCTAAACCCGAAAAAGTATTTTGGTTATCTCCTGCAATGGGAGTTTCACCAGCAGCAAAATTTGGATTTTTGGATTCATGGGTAAGCTTGATACCTTATTTTAAAAAGTTTCAATGGTTGGATATAAATCCAGAATACGATCCAGCAAAATATAACTCTTTTCCTAAAAATTCTGGAATTCAAGTTTATTATCTGATAAAGAAAGCTAAAATTAATTTTATGAAATTGAGTAAAAAAGAGAAAGCGGAGTTACCTCCAATATATAGTTACACATCTCTTGTTGATTCAACTGTTTTAGATAAAGATTTATATGATATTTTCTTTAAAATGGAAAATTCAGAAAATAAATTGGTTATATTTGATATAAATAGAAAGTTTGAAGAGTTTTTCAAACCTAATTTAATTAATCTTAATTTAAGAGATGAAGCACTTGATTTAGATTTTAAATTTAATGTCTCTTTTATTTCAAATTATAATACAAAAAAAGATGATATGGTTGGGATACTAAATTATTATCAAGGAAAGTTTTACGAAGAGAAGGATACAGGATTAAAATGGAATGAATCTAATTTTTCACTGTCACATGTATCTATTCCAATTTCACCAGAAAATTCAATTTATGGGAAGCATTCTATTTTAGGAGATTTAAAATTAAAAGGAGAAAATAATGCTCTTTATTTATCACCAAATCTTCTTTACAGAATTAGATATAACGAATTTTTTGAATATATAGAAGAGGATATAAAAAATACATTAAAAAAAAATAATTGA
- a CDS encoding TIGR03905 family TSCPD domain-containing protein: protein MKILKTKGVCAKEIGIELNGDIIEKIEFFGGCDGNTVAIEKLVEGMSIEEVIKRLEGIDCSSRGTSCPDQLAKLLRELV, encoded by the coding sequence ATGAAAATTTTAAAAACTAAAGGTGTTTGTGCAAAAGAGATTGGAATAGAATTAAATGGGGATATTATTGAGAAGATAGAATTTTTTGGAGGATGTGACGGAAACACTGTTGCTATCGAAAAATTAGTTGAAGGAATGTCTATAGAAGAAGTTATAAAAAGATTAGAGGGAATCGATTGTTCATCTAGAGGAACATCTTGCCCAGATCAGTTAGCTAAATTATTGAGAGAGCTAGTTTAG
- a CDS encoding Rrf2 family transcriptional regulator produces MLISREVDYGVRIVLLLCEANRKMDAKEISEISGVSIRFTLKILGKLTSSDLVESFRGAKGGYVAAKKPEEISVYDVVKVLEGGVKVNGCFEDKTSCTGSKMALCGLRCKLEEVNLKIKEELEKITMDKLENCSGYTA; encoded by the coding sequence ATGTTAATTAGTAGAGAAGTTGATTACGGAGTAAGAATTGTACTTTTACTGTGTGAAGCAAATAGAAAAATGGATGCAAAGGAGATTTCTGAAATTTCAGGTGTTTCTATAAGATTTACACTAAAAATTCTTGGAAAATTAACTTCATCTGATTTAGTAGAATCATTTCGTGGTGCCAAAGGTGGTTATGTAGCAGCAAAGAAGCCTGAAGAGATAAGTGTATATGATGTTGTGAAAGTTTTAGAAGGTGGAGTAAAGGTCAATGGATGCTTTGAAGATAAAACAAGTTGCACGGGTTCTAAAATGGCTTTATGTGGATTAAGATGTAAATTAGAAGAAGTAAATTTAAAAATTAAAGAGGAATTAGAAAAAATAACTATGGATAAGTTAGAGAATTGCTCTGGATACACGGCGTAA
- a CDS encoding sigma factor-like helix-turn-helix DNA-binding protein — protein sequence MSTYKLWCNYLRIDRFIYPDEKKLKFLNFCEENNAIYLSEIDEELLSKYSKVPGVGPGRIADIKNDLSEIIERFSKQKTYKKIVDCYLDKIIFNIKHIEGISIGEFLSYTQDDIDRLNLSNQDLERIYEICTTTLPLEETLKKIKHTLSTDDIQLLVDRLENNKTLEEIGSQRNISRERTRQIEIKLKQIIANIFKNTNLNIALKIEADFKDEISLDEMYILFGNDYRFLVSFLKRNEIFSRPFYIDFLDLFLFDRRERFFKIFYSLEFTNILTTENVKTIRSSFKSFKWITQDEIEKIITKLGYEKHGKYYVQNSGYKDILELYFVKLVSHPLRVDENTIKLIIEDINSKLDYNLYAEEIKNINDNTAIYLARRLEGLLSRIDGIIMTDSRTYIHINKIKYNVEEFLNLKDSILSFNENYIDSIAVYKNLENNLNDIGIYSDHVFYSLFKYHFAQELNLSTNGNSRVLTIGEQGFNRVEELEKFIEGEGKILEKSYIQEKLNYSNVSLNNAIDNSNKIISFDRSFIGLINFVNMSKVEIELFKTMVLANDDDGNISIPELISRINLNKGFKTFIKRNEINKYFIASLVRYYFPEYKGGCNLLSKKNITK from the coding sequence ATGAGTACATACAAATTATGGTGCAACTACCTTAGAATTGATAGATTTATATATCCTGATGAAAAGAAATTAAAATTTTTGAATTTCTGTGAGGAAAATAATGCTATCTATCTTTCTGAAATAGATGAGGAGCTTTTATCCAAATACTCCAAAGTACCTGGTGTTGGCCCTGGAAGAATTGCAGACATCAAAAATGATCTGTCTGAAATTATTGAAAGATTTTCAAAACAAAAAACCTACAAAAAAATTGTTGACTGTTATTTAGATAAAATAATATTTAATATAAAACATATAGAGGGAATAAGCATCGGAGAATTCTTAAGTTATACTCAAGATGATATAGATAGATTAAATCTTTCAAATCAAGATTTAGAAAGAATCTATGAAATATGTACAACAACCCTTCCTTTAGAAGAAACTTTAAAAAAAATTAAGCATACTCTATCAACTGATGACATTCAGCTTTTAGTTGATAGACTTGAAAATAATAAAACTCTAGAAGAGATTGGTAGCCAAAGAAATATCAGTCGTGAGAGAACTAGGCAAATAGAGATTAAATTAAAGCAAATTATTGCAAATATCTTCAAAAATACAAATTTGAATATTGCATTAAAAATCGAAGCTGATTTTAAAGATGAAATCTCTCTTGATGAAATGTATATACTTTTTGGAAACGACTATCGTTTCTTAGTTAGTTTTTTAAAAAGAAATGAGATTTTCTCAAGACCTTTTTATATAGATTTCTTAGACTTATTCCTTTTTGACAGAAGAGAAAGATTCTTTAAAATATTTTACTCATTAGAGTTTACAAATATCTTAACCACTGAAAATGTTAAAACTATTAGAAGCAGTTTCAAAAGTTTTAAGTGGATTACACAAGATGAAATTGAAAAGATTATAACTAAGCTAGGATATGAAAAACATGGGAAATACTATGTTCAAAACAGCGGATATAAAGATATCTTAGAACTTTATTTTGTTAAATTGGTTTCACATCCTCTAAGAGTTGATGAAAACACAATTAAATTGATCATCGAAGATATTAATTCAAAATTAGATTATAATCTTTATGCTGAAGAGATAAAAAATATAAACGATAATACTGCTATCTATTTAGCTCGTAGATTAGAAGGATTACTTTCTAGAATTGATGGAATCATTATGACTGATTCTAGAACTTATATCCATATTAATAAGATAAAATACAATGTAGAAGAGTTTTTAAATCTAAAAGACTCAATACTTTCTTTTAACGAAAACTATATTGATAGTATTGCTGTCTATAAGAATTTAGAAAATAATTTAAACGATATCGGAATTTATTCTGATCATGTATTCTACTCTTTATTCAAATATCATTTTGCACAGGAATTAAATCTAAGTACAAACGGTAACAGTAGAGTATTAACTATTGGAGAACAAGGCTTCAATAGAGTTGAAGAGCTTGAGAAGTTCATTGAAGGAGAAGGAAAAATTCTTGAAAAAAGTTACATTCAAGAAAAACTTAACTACTCAAACGTATCTTTAAATAATGCTATAGATAATTCAAATAAAATTATTAGTTTTGACAGATCTTTCATCGGATTAATTAACTTTGTTAATATGAGTAAGGTTGAGATTGAACTATTCAAAACTATGGTGCTTGCAAATGATGACGACGGAAATATATCTATTCCAGAACTTATAAGTAGAATTAATCTAAATAAAGGTTTTAAAACTTTTATTAAGAGAAATGAAATAAATAAATACTTTATTGCGTCTTTAGTTAGATACTATTTCCCTGAATATAAAGGTGGATGTAACCTGCTGAGCAAAAAAAATATTACTAAATAG
- a CDS encoding UvrD-helicase domain-containing protein: MKFLITDYFFKSIPLEKNDKILDRLHFFYNLIKSNNSLSGKLPNGFWIKKINGANSLYEFRVDSGDRIFFLFNTISRESSEGVIIFLIYSSHDMAIKKAKRKEVFESNLKDFIIFDQEDNIETIDETFFNYNNLITYEILDDSDFISNFHNKKYKYYYLNDEQYSCLVDAPPHFIAGSAGSGKSTITLRKLLNLEEHADFYNFSNILYLTSNRYLKDNSFEQYKEFRKDGEKIADFFTLKEFLSKSLNIPTRNIVDFNRFKEFFRFSYPNRKKFTLSIEEIYSEINGIIKGLMIKDNADNWNRDLSQNIMPLSDYLKLSSKYSTLESEIRKSLYEVCLKYNSWLKENNLYDLNDLSIALTEKKLSFDYIIIDEVQDLTEIEIFALTSLVKSKENLFLAGDIHQMINATFFNFERMKNLFYTKYNQRVNLKILSKNYRSCKKIVDLANYFADLRSTYIGNLGSDDYKEIAIQKDGEVNLTPVNLSLLQKAQESANSAIVVPDDSVKLELLDKLENKHRVFTIQEIKGLEYSNIICYNLSSNYQEKWEKIFAKETKYDQRYRKYFNIFYVGITRAQENLIIMESNIENNNVLKELRSFLTPNNNIIINKKNENLALEKEDWLKEGIKLYKLEQIEEAQYAFEKAGEPTWILEKELEQNILSLDFKNAILKVSLKALKSKEVFYRKLIIDTAIDNNLYFIAAECNRTFGISYKDKEIKEGIKNGISENIFTQKELQKIIQFYKEKKDSNFVGDLLLKMKRFNEALIFYQNLNNPVGIKLARCGILEPYFKSVSNFKEKVDQLDELITNKNINTFDKKEKLTPLHRALLIKKDPILFEMILYLGGNINTYVEGKEFVPFYIMLRMNEPKEIIYNFLDICIKHNFNFNNNNNLYIYVAKVKYFKYLLYKEVINLEIFEDYVNKLLEALLETPDSKIEIRKSTLCKNIIKNYKKKKENL; encoded by the coding sequence ATGAAATTTTTGATTACAGATTATTTTTTTAAAAGTATCCCCTTAGAAAAAAATGATAAAATTCTTGATAGATTACACTTTTTTTATAATCTAATAAAAAGTAATAATAGCTTATCTGGAAAACTACCAAATGGATTCTGGATAAAAAAAATAAATGGCGCTAACTCTCTATACGAATTTCGAGTTGATAGTGGCGATAGAATATTTTTCCTATTCAATACTATTTCTAGAGAAAGCTCTGAGGGTGTTATTATATTTCTTATATACTCTTCTCACGATATGGCTATAAAAAAAGCTAAAAGAAAAGAGGTTTTCGAAAGTAATCTAAAAGATTTTATCATCTTTGATCAAGAGGATAATATCGAAACAATTGATGAAACTTTCTTTAACTATAATAACCTAATCACTTATGAAATTCTTGATGATTCTGATTTCATTAGTAATTTTCATAATAAAAAATATAAATACTACTATTTAAATGATGAACAATACTCTTGCTTAGTAGATGCACCACCACATTTTATTGCTGGAAGTGCTGGGAGTGGAAAAAGTACAATCACTCTTAGAAAACTTTTAAATTTAGAGGAGCATGCTGATTTTTATAACTTCTCTAATATATTGTATCTTACATCTAATAGATATTTAAAAGATAACTCATTTGAACAATATAAAGAGTTTAGAAAAGATGGAGAAAAAATTGCTGATTTTTTCACGCTAAAAGAATTTTTATCCAAGTCTCTAAATATTCCTACTAGAAATATCGTTGATTTTAACCGTTTTAAAGAGTTTTTTAGATTTTCTTATCCCAATAGAAAAAAATTTACTCTTTCTATTGAAGAAATATATTCTGAAATCAATGGAATAATCAAAGGTTTAATGATTAAAGACAATGCCGATAACTGGAACAGAGATTTATCTCAAAACATAATGCCTTTATCTGATTATTTAAAATTAAGTTCTAAATACTCAACACTCGAAAGTGAAATACGAAAATCTCTTTATGAAGTTTGTTTGAAGTATAACTCTTGGCTTAAAGAAAATAATTTATATGATTTAAATGATCTTTCGATAGCTCTTACTGAAAAAAAACTTTCTTTTGATTATATTATTATTGATGAAGTTCAAGATTTAACTGAAATTGAAATCTTCGCTCTTACATCTCTGGTAAAAAGTAAAGAAAATCTTTTTTTAGCTGGTGATATCCACCAAATGATAAATGCTACATTCTTTAATTTTGAAAGAATGAAAAATCTTTTCTATACAAAATATAATCAAAGAGTAAACCTTAAAATTTTATCAAAAAATTATAGAAGTTGTAAAAAAATTGTCGATTTAGCAAACTATTTCGCAGATCTTAGAAGTACCTATATAGGAAACCTTGGAAGTGACGACTATAAAGAGATAGCTATTCAAAAAGATGGTGAGGTCAACCTGACTCCAGTAAATCTCTCTCTTTTACAAAAAGCACAGGAAAGTGCTAACTCAGCTATCGTTGTTCCTGATGATTCTGTAAAATTAGAACTTTTAGATAAACTTGAAAATAAGCATCGTGTCTTTACAATTCAAGAGATTAAAGGACTTGAATATAGTAATATTATTTGCTATAACTTATCATCAAACTACCAAGAGAAATGGGAAAAAATTTTTGCTAAAGAAACAAAATATGATCAACGTTATAGAAAGTATTTTAATATTTTTTATGTCGGAATAACTAGAGCCCAAGAAAATCTAATTATTATGGAAAGTAACATCGAAAATAATAACGTTCTAAAAGAACTGAGATCATTCTTGACTCCAAATAACAACATTATTATTAATAAAAAAAATGAAAATTTAGCTCTCGAAAAAGAAGATTGGTTAAAAGAGGGTATAAAACTATATAAACTAGAGCAAATAGAGGAAGCTCAATATGCTTTTGAAAAAGCTGGCGAGCCCACTTGGATTCTAGAAAAAGAATTAGAACAAAATATTCTATCTCTTGATTTCAAAAATGCTATTTTAAAAGTATCTTTAAAAGCTCTAAAAAGTAAAGAGGTATTCTATAGAAAACTTATTATCGATACCGCTATAGACAACAATCTCTATTTTATAGCTGCAGAATGTAATCGTACATTTGGAATATCTTATAAAGATAAAGAAATCAAAGAAGGTATCAAAAATGGGATTTCAGAAAACATCTTCACTCAAAAAGAATTGCAAAAAATTATTCAATTTTATAAAGAAAAAAAAGACTCCAACTTTGTCGGAGATCTACTCTTAAAAATGAAGAGATTTAACGAAGCACTTATTTTTTACCAAAATTTAAATAATCCTGTTGGAATTAAATTGGCACGTTGTGGAATTTTAGAACCTTATTTTAAATCTGTTTCGAATTTTAAAGAGAAAGTAGATCAACTTGATGAATTGATCACAAATAAAAATATCAATACATTTGATAAAAAAGAAAAGTTAACTCCTTTGCACAGAGCACTTCTTATAAAAAAAGATCCAATTCTTTTTGAAATGATTCTGTACTTAGGAGGAAATATCAATACATATGTGGAAGGAAAGGAGTTTGTTCCATTCTACATTATGCTCAGAATGAATGAACCTAAAGAAATCATCTATAATTTCCTAGACATATGTATAAAGCATAATTTTAATTTTAACAACAATAACAATTTATATATTTATGTAGCTAAAGTTAAGTACTTTAAATATCTCTTGTATAAAGAGGTTATAAATCTTGAAATCTTCGAAGATTATGTAAATAAGCTTCTCGAAGCTTTATTAGAAACTCCAGATAGTAAAATCGAAATAAGAAAATCAACTTTATGTAAGAATATAATTAAAAACTACAAAAAGAAAAAGGAGAATTTATGA
- a CDS encoding [FeFe] hydrogenase, group A, whose protein sequence is MNKKQNLLRTSLGSVFSESDLMGGLIGENRLITISGKVNNPGIYEIPENATLKDILDIAGGMKNGKDFKAAQFGLPFGGFATKESLNEVVDFEHFFDSNHPKALIILSGESCIVQFAKYYIEFILGKLSKGEYREYLIAKFEIERSWRVLDRISKGKGNMRDLYLLRQLSQNIKESTGQKHNLIDEAIEAFYHEFEEHIEEHRCYTGECPQLVKFRITSKCIGCTACARVCPVHCIEGKIKERHRIDIERCTHCGQCVAACPVNAINEGDNSLKFLRDLGTPGKIVITQMAPAVRVALGEAFGFEAGTNIEKKINGALRMLGVDYVFDTAWAADLTIMEEATEFQQRLEAFFKGDDNVRLPILTSCCPAWVKFIEQSYPDMLDVPSTVKSPMQIFSTIAKDIWAKEKGYKRDQVTAVAIMPCLAKKYEAAREEFSRGDNYDTDYVITTRELIKILKETEIDLNKVEEEEFDNPLGEYSGAGIIFGRTGGVIEAATRSTIEMITGERIENIEFEALRGWDGFRSCDLTIGHIELRIGIAHGLEEAKKMLDKIRSGEEFYHAIEIMACKGGCIGGGGQPKAIKKQETLEKRAEGLNNIDKISELRRSHENPQVQAIYDKYLDYPLSRKAHELLHTKYFPKIKTHR, encoded by the coding sequence ATGAACAAGAAACAAAATTTACTTAGAACATCTTTAGGTTCTGTCTTTAGTGAAAGTGACCTTATGGGAGGACTTATTGGAGAAAACAGACTTATCACTATCTCAGGAAAAGTAAACAACCCTGGAATATATGAAATTCCTGAAAATGCGACTCTAAAAGATATCTTAGATATTGCTGGTGGAATGAAAAACGGAAAAGATTTCAAAGCTGCACAATTTGGATTACCATTTGGTGGCTTCGCTACAAAAGAGTCATTAAATGAAGTTGTTGATTTTGAACATTTCTTTGATTCTAATCACCCAAAAGCTTTAATTATCTTATCAGGTGAAAGTTGTATTGTTCAATTTGCTAAGTACTATATCGAATTCATTTTAGGAAAACTTTCTAAAGGAGAGTATAGAGAATATTTAATCGCAAAATTTGAAATTGAAAGATCTTGGAGAGTTTTAGATAGAATTTCTAAAGGAAAGGGAAATATGAGAGATCTTTATCTTTTAAGACAACTTTCTCAAAACATAAAAGAGAGCACTGGTCAAAAACACAATCTTATTGATGAAGCTATTGAAGCATTCTATCATGAATTTGAAGAACACATCGAAGAACATAGATGTTATACAGGTGAGTGTCCTCAACTTGTTAAATTTAGAATAACAAGCAAGTGTATTGGATGTACTGCTTGTGCTAGAGTTTGTCCTGTTCATTGTATCGAAGGAAAAATTAAAGAAAGACATCGTATCGATATAGAAAGATGTACTCACTGTGGTCAATGTGTTGCTGCCTGCCCAGTTAATGCAATCAACGAAGGAGATAACAGCTTAAAATTCTTAAGAGATTTAGGAACTCCTGGTAAAATTGTTATAACTCAAATGGCACCTGCTGTTAGAGTTGCTCTTGGTGAAGCTTTCGGATTTGAAGCTGGAACTAATATCGAAAAGAAAATAAATGGTGCTCTTAGAATGCTTGGTGTAGATTATGTTTTCGATACAGCTTGGGCTGCAGACTTAACTATCATGGAAGAAGCAACTGAATTCCAACAAAGATTAGAAGCATTCTTTAAAGGTGATGACAATGTTAGATTACCTATTCTAACATCTTGTTGCCCAGCGTGGGTTAAGTTCATCGAACAAAGTTATCCTGATATGCTAGATGTTCCATCAACAGTTAAATCTCCAATGCAAATCTTCTCTACAATAGCTAAAGATATTTGGGCTAAAGAAAAGGGATATAAAAGAGACCAAGTTACTGCTGTTGCAATCATGCCATGCTTAGCGAAAAAATATGAAGCGGCAAGAGAGGAGTTCTCAAGAGGAGATAACTATGATACAGACTATGTTATAACAACTAGAGAACTTATTAAAATCTTAAAAGAAACTGAAATTGATTTAAATAAAGTAGAAGAGGAAGAGTTCGACAATCCATTAGGAGAATACTCTGGAGCAGGTATTATATTTGGTAGAACTGGAGGAGTTATTGAAGCTGCAACAAGATCTACTATTGAAATGATTACAGGTGAAAGAATTGAAAATATTGAGTTTGAAGCTTTAAGAGGATGGGACGGTTTCAGAAGTTGTGATTTAACTATAGGACATATTGAACTTAGAATTGGAATCGCACACGGACTTGAAGAAGCTAAAAAGATGCTAGATAAAATAAGAAGTGGTGAAGAGTTCTATCACGCTATCGAAATTATGGCTTGTAAAGGTGGATGTATCGGTGGTGGTGGTCAACCGAAAGCGATAAAAAAACAAGAAACTCTTGAAAAAAGAGCCGAAGGATTAAATAATATCGATAAAATATCTGAGCTTAGAAGATCTCATGAAAATCCTCAAGTTCAAGCTATCTATGATAAATATTTAGACTACCCTTTAAGTAGAAAAGCTCATGAGCTTCTTCATACTAAATATTTCCCTAAAATTAAAACACACAGATAA
- a CDS encoding DUF4403 family protein yields the protein MKFNKFIIFITALNIVTNNIIYSEENLSKLDINISLKKSIVENIINSQLPYTIEDTGSGSEIFNGNKNNILETGLNLLGAIDKKFAQSSESFIWAYKIERSPIVFNANGQEIGATTNIDGQFKASWNRDKQGTEMKLNGTAGIKSIISISPDWKLVANSSPFLNISNKNIPLDLNLYGLKFKTDINIGDSLEKSISSKLRKATKEIDSKIESFNLRELIEKYWSNLKEPILVNKDYNLWLTINPKSARYSDLISFDDDLGIKVGADANLHLYIGDKPANQNLNSLPEMNFGFVNDSFNINLPISTTYGNLNEIINKNIENKEFDIYTGIKSTLQKVILSSENSNLNFETGFNLSIFGFLNPTGTIKGSFKPSFDQNTGIFIGENFDYSLESDSFILNIFNKIFKNSIKNNIIKNYLSFDPNKEIDLAKNFIQSKVENVELDKNIHLVSTVDIFKVADFKIDNNTISLTVNTIGKSTIEIKE from the coding sequence ATGAAATTTAATAAATTCATTATATTTATCACTGCTTTAAATATAGTCACTAATAACATAATATATTCAGAAGAAAACTTATCAAAATTAGATATAAATATCTCTTTGAAAAAATCGATTGTTGAAAATATAATCAATTCTCAACTTCCATATACAATAGAAGATACTGGTTCTGGCAGTGAAATTTTCAACGGAAATAAAAATAATATTCTTGAAACAGGTTTAAATCTTCTAGGAGCTATCGATAAAAAATTTGCTCAATCTTCAGAATCATTTATATGGGCATATAAAATTGAACGTTCTCCTATCGTCTTTAATGCCAATGGGCAAGAGATAGGAGCTACAACAAACATAGATGGACAATTCAAAGCTAGTTGGAATAGAGATAAACAAGGAACTGAAATGAAGTTAAATGGAACTGCCGGAATTAAAAGTATAATAAGTATTTCTCCTGATTGGAAACTTGTTGCCAACAGTTCTCCATTTTTGAATATTTCTAATAAAAATATTCCTTTAGATTTAAATCTTTATGGATTAAAATTTAAAACAGATATAAATATTGGAGATAGTTTAGAAAAAAGTATATCATCCAAACTTAGAAAAGCTACTAAAGAGATTGACTCTAAAATCGAATCTTTCAATCTTAGAGAATTAATTGAAAAATATTGGAGCAATTTAAAAGAACCTATATTAGTTAACAAAGATTATAATCTATGGTTAACAATAAACCCAAAATCAGCTCGTTATTCTGATTTAATCAGTTTTGATGATGATTTAGGAATTAAGGTTGGAGCTGATGCAAATCTTCATCTATACATTGGAGATAAACCTGCTAATCAAAACTTGAACTCTCTTCCTGAAATGAATTTTGGTTTTGTTAATGATTCATTTAATATAAATTTGCCCATCTCTACAACTTACGGAAACTTAAATGAAATTATTAATAAAAATATAGAAAATAAAGAGTTTGATATATATACTGGAATTAAATCAACATTACAAAAAGTTATTTTGAGCTCTGAAAATTCAAATTTAAACTTTGAAACTGGGTTTAATCTATCTATATTTGGTTTTTTAAATCCTACTGGAACTATAAAAGGAAGTTTTAAACCATCATTTGATCAAAATACTGGAATTTTCATCGGTGAAAATTTTGATTACTCCTTAGAAAGTGATAGCTTTATCTTAAATATATTCAATAAAATTTTTAAAAATAGTATCAAAAATAATATTATAAAAAATTATCTCTCTTTTGATCCTAACAAAGAGATTGATTTAGCTAAAAACTTTATTCAATCTAAAGTTGAAAACGTTGAACTTGATAAAAATATACATCTTGTTTCTACAGTTGATATATTTAAAGTCGCTGATTTTAAAATAGATAATAATACAATATCTTTAACAGTCAATACAATTGGGAAATCTACAATTGAAATAAAAGAATAA
- a CDS encoding cyclodeaminase/cyclohydrolase family protein, translated as MKLVDLSVEDFLNIVDSKSPAPGGGSVSALVSTLGCTLGRMVAHLTFDKKKYKELPLDEQENFTKSFEELEKYRYLLEELIDKDTEAYNLVMAAYKLPKETEEEKLLRKETIEKNLKLAIDTPMSICQISEKALILLKSILKNGNKNAITDLGVAAILLYSGIEGGVLNVKVNLGGLSDEIFKKETLEELDRVIKKSRIERDEIMEVVNKSL; from the coding sequence ATGAAATTAGTAGATTTATCAGTTGAAGATTTTTTAAATATAGTTGATTCGAAAAGTCCAGCACCCGGTGGTGGGTCTGTTTCTGCTTTAGTTTCAACTTTAGGGTGTACTTTAGGAAGAATGGTAGCTCATTTAACTTTTGATAAAAAAAAATATAAAGAACTTCCTTTGGATGAACAAGAGAATTTTACAAAAAGTTTTGAAGAGTTAGAGAAGTATAGATATCTTTTAGAGGAGTTAATTGATAAGGACACTGAAGCGTATAATTTAGTTATGGCAGCATATAAACTACCGAAAGAAACTGAAGAGGAAAAATTATTAAGAAAAGAAACTATCGAAAAGAATTTAAAGTTAGCAATAGATACACCTATGAGTATTTGTCAAATTTCAGAAAAAGCATTGATACTATTAAAGAGTATATTGAAAAATGGAAATAAAAATGCTATTACAGATTTAGGAGTAGCTGCTATTTTACTGTATTCTGGAATTGAAGGTGGAGTTTTAAATGTGAAAGTGAATTTAGGTGGATTGAGTGATGAGATATTTAAAAAAGAGACTTTAGAGGAGCTAGATAGAGTAATAAAAAAATCGAGAATTGAAAGAGACGAAATTATGGAAGTTGTAAACAAGTCGTTATAA